In the genome of Apostichopus japonicus isolate 1M-3 chromosome 15, ASM3797524v1, whole genome shotgun sequence, one region contains:
- the LOC139981348 gene encoding uncharacterized protein produces MLIATIASVVILIKGVSADVFHSPVCTQKKQVLGNYIQLNCNTTKVEGSVWLKDGILLFAGKAPIRGEFFEHIEMFHDDYSIRVFLTQRSYEGLYTCTENGTIINTYCLSTLAIIGFENPAKLTSKTCLTPWKFKKERRKNWR; encoded by the exons ATGTTGATTGCAACGATCGCATCTGTTGTGATTTTAATTAAAG GGGTCTCTGCAGACGTCTTCCATAGTCCAGTCTGTACACAGAAGAAACAAGTATTAGGCAATTACATCCAACTTAATTGTAATACAACCAAGGTCGAAGGAAGCGTTTGGCTGAAGGATGGTATCTTACTATTTGCTGGGAAAGCTCCAATCAGAGGAGAATTTTTTGAACATATTGAAATGTTCCACGATGATTACTCAATTCGAGTCTTTCTGACACAGAGGAGCTACGAGGGCCTGTATACCTGTACAGAAAACGGAACCATTATAAACACGTATTGCCTCAGTACTTTAG CTATTATAGGTTTTGAGAATCCTGCAAAGTTGACATCGAAGACCTGTCTTACTCCATGGAAGTTTAAGAAGGAGCGGAGGAAGAACTGGAGGTAG